A genomic segment from Vagococcus zengguangii encodes:
- a CDS encoding ABC transporter ATP-binding protein: MLKTFWNYIKKHPLAYGIATCFALVSSGLTLVPNLMIQKFIDAIVVNNLSRDNLWLYLSIFFISVICIYVVDVIWVVTLFSQSYQYQSELRNKVYKKLLHLRTPFYERFRSGDLMTRMTSDIDYLGDTIGYGFMLIVSNVTWTVSILTIMIVTTSWQATAVSILPLVLFGYIVFKLWSKIDVLYENNRDSVAKLSNEVLEMVDGVRVMRAYGKKELEQARFQERTSQVLKKANNLVVYNGSIGQVAKLLTGLSMGIGLTYSGYLVSQGVMTLGQLIAFQIYLGMLSGAVWGLSDIVLVYQQGNVSFRKIDELLTAEDSLEKNGQATIESIEHIEFTDYAFNYPTSDETTLKKIDFSLKRGETLGIVGKTGSGKTTLVRQLLRQYPVGASGEININGRPIQAYSVKNMEGLIGYVPQEHILFSKTVGHNIRFGNNSATDLEMNAAIASADFSIDLVRMADGLETLIGEKGVSISGGQKQRVSIARALIRQPELLVLDDSLSAVDAKTERAIINNIREIRQDKTNVIVTHRLSAVAEADKVLVLEDGEIIEAGTPSELLANKGWYYEQYMTQQMEVKESENI, from the coding sequence ATGCTAAAAACATTTTGGAATTATATAAAAAAACATCCACTGGCGTATGGTATTGCCACATGCTTTGCCTTAGTGTCATCGGGTTTAACACTAGTGCCAAATTTAATGATTCAAAAATTCATTGATGCTATAGTCGTGAACAACTTAAGTCGTGATAATTTATGGTTGTATTTATCAATATTTTTTATTAGCGTGATCTGTATTTACGTAGTGGATGTCATCTGGGTCGTGACGCTTTTTAGTCAATCATACCAATACCAGTCTGAACTGCGAAACAAGGTATACAAAAAATTACTACACTTGCGTACGCCATTTTACGAGCGCTTTCGTTCAGGTGATTTAATGACGCGTATGACTAGTGATATTGACTATTTAGGTGACACGATTGGGTATGGCTTCATGTTAATTGTCTCGAATGTGACGTGGACAGTGAGTATTTTAACAATCATGATTGTGACGACGTCATGGCAAGCTACAGCGGTCAGTATTTTACCGCTAGTTTTATTCGGTTATATCGTCTTTAAACTATGGTCGAAGATTGATGTGCTCTACGAAAATAACCGAGATTCGGTGGCCAAATTAAGTAATGAAGTGTTAGAAATGGTCGATGGTGTTCGCGTAATGCGTGCATACGGAAAAAAAGAATTAGAACAAGCACGTTTCCAAGAGAGAACCTCACAAGTTTTGAAAAAAGCCAATAATTTAGTCGTCTATAATGGTTCTATTGGGCAAGTGGCTAAATTATTAACAGGCTTGAGTATGGGGATTGGTTTGACTTACAGCGGTTACCTAGTCAGCCAAGGGGTGATGACATTGGGTCAACTGATTGCCTTTCAAATTTATTTAGGGATGCTAAGTGGTGCTGTTTGGGGATTATCAGATATCGTCCTAGTTTACCAACAAGGAAATGTTTCGTTTAGAAAAATCGATGAACTACTAACGGCTGAAGATTCTTTGGAAAAAAACGGACAAGCAACTATCGAATCAATCGAGCACATCGAGTTTACAGACTATGCTTTCAACTATCCGACTAGTGATGAAACCACATTGAAAAAAATTGATTTCTCGCTAAAGCGCGGTGAAACCCTAGGAATTGTTGGGAAAACAGGTAGCGGCAAAACAACATTAGTCAGACAATTGTTACGCCAATATCCCGTAGGAGCTAGCGGTGAGATCAATATTAATGGTCGTCCTATTCAAGCATATAGTGTGAAAAATATGGAAGGCTTAATCGGTTATGTGCCGCAAGAACATATCTTGTTTTCAAAAACAGTTGGTCATAATATTCGCTTTGGAAATAACAGTGCGACCGACCTTGAGATGAATGCTGCGATTGCCTCAGCAGATTTTTCAATAGATTTGGTACGGATGGCAGATGGTCTAGAAACGTTGATTGGAGAAAAAGGAGTCTCAATTTCTGGCGGACAAAAACAGCGGGTATCGATTGCGCGCGCTTTAATTAGACAGCCTGAGTTATTGGTACTTGACGATTCGCTTTCAGCGGTCGATGCGAAAACTGAACGGGCGATTATTAATAACATCCGAGAAATTCGACAAGATAAGACGAACGTGATTGTCACACACCGTCTATCAGCTGTTGCTGAAGCAGATAAGGTCTTGGTGCTTGAAGATGGAGAAATTATAGAGGCAGGTACTCCGTCAGAGTTATTAGCGAATAAAGGTTGGTACTATGAACAATACATGACACAACAAATGGAGGTGAAAGAAAGTGAAAACATTTAA
- a CDS encoding ABC transporter ATP-binding protein — protein sequence MKTFKRLLSYFKYETRRYTFGVILSFISAMTAIYAPLVGKEMIDYVSEQMTANSPVDFSLLIQQFGWFMLVTLFSSLCGYASYILLSYASNGVSKRLRDEAFAHMQTLPISYFDDKPAGKISARIVNDVELLRTNFFLNFSNVVIINVLTVIAIYVALFFVSPQIGTALLLLLPFFAVWQWVYIKLAAPINKQWRESVSELNSHTAEIVQGVSIVQLFHQEDNMLAEFEETNQTWLNTRLKSIRLDGSLSWDFSTFIKNLVMFAVLMYLGTRFVDGVLGFSIGTIYVIINYINHLFDPILNLVRLMSTIQQALSGGKRVFELLDETPEADSDQEITFKQGNVTFDNVSFGYNPDKPVLKNINFSAQKGETIGLVGHTGSGKSSIINLLFRFYDPQNGQVLIDEQPLVEYNRESIRSHMGIVLQEPYLFSGTIASNISMNDPRITDEMVEEALEKVGAKEFVAKLSKGIHEPVVEKGQSFSSGERQLIAFARTLASNPKILILDEATSHIDTETEEMIQHAMEVVKEGRTTFIIAHRLSTIQNANQILVLDNGEIKERGTHEHLLELNQYYAEMYQLQAQVSGS from the coding sequence GTGAAAACATTTAAGCGTTTATTAAGTTATTTTAAATATGAAACAAGACGTTATACTTTCGGTGTTATTTTGTCATTTATTTCAGCGATGACGGCTATTTATGCTCCGTTAGTCGGAAAAGAAATGATTGATTATGTCTCGGAACAAATGACAGCTAACAGTCCGGTTGACTTTAGTTTATTAATTCAACAATTTGGTTGGTTTATGTTGGTGACTTTATTTAGTAGTTTATGTGGATATGCTAGCTATATTTTACTATCGTATGCGTCGAATGGGGTTAGTAAAAGACTCCGTGATGAAGCATTTGCTCACATGCAGACACTACCGATTTCTTATTTTGATGATAAACCTGCCGGCAAGATTTCAGCGCGTATCGTCAATGATGTTGAATTGCTAAGAACCAATTTCTTCCTAAACTTTAGTAATGTGGTCATTATAAATGTTTTAACGGTAATAGCGATTTATGTAGCGTTATTTTTTGTTAGTCCACAAATTGGGACGGCCTTGTTATTATTACTGCCGTTCTTTGCTGTTTGGCAATGGGTGTATATTAAACTGGCTGCACCGATTAATAAACAGTGGCGTGAAAGTGTCAGCGAACTGAATAGTCACACGGCTGAAATAGTACAAGGTGTCTCGATTGTGCAATTATTTCACCAAGAAGACAACATGCTAGCGGAATTTGAAGAAACGAATCAAACATGGCTTAATACCAGACTTAAGTCGATTCGCTTAGATGGCAGCTTGTCATGGGACTTCTCAACTTTCATTAAAAACTTGGTCATGTTTGCGGTTTTAATGTATTTAGGCACGCGTTTTGTTGACGGAGTTCTTGGGTTTTCAATCGGGACGATTTACGTTATTATCAACTACATTAATCATTTGTTTGATCCGATATTAAACTTGGTGAGATTGATGTCAACCATTCAGCAAGCACTATCAGGTGGGAAACGTGTGTTTGAATTGTTAGATGAAACACCAGAAGCTGATTCTGATCAAGAGATTACGTTTAAACAGGGAAATGTCACATTTGACAACGTTTCGTTTGGTTATAATCCAGACAAGCCAGTCTTAAAAAACATTAATTTTTCCGCTCAAAAAGGGGAAACGATTGGTTTAGTCGGTCACACAGGGTCAGGGAAAAGTTCGATTATTAATTTGTTATTTAGATTTTACGACCCGCAAAATGGGCAAGTCTTAATCGATGAGCAACCGTTAGTTGAGTATAATCGTGAAAGCATTCGCTCTCATATGGGAATTGTTTTGCAAGAACCATACTTATTTAGTGGGACAATTGCCAGCAATATCAGTATGAATGACCCACGAATTACTGATGAAATGGTCGAAGAAGCGTTAGAAAAAGTCGGAGCTAAAGAGTTCGTGGCTAAACTTTCAAAGGGAATACATGAACCTGTCGTTGAAAAAGGCCAATCGTTTTCATCGGGTGAACGTCAGTTGATCGCCTTTGCAAGAACTTTAGCGAGTAATCCTAAAATCTTGATTCTAGATGAAGCAACTTCACATATTGATACCGAGACTGAAGAGATGATTCAGCATGCGATGGAAGTAGTGAAAGAAGGTCGCACGACGTTCATTATCGCTCATCGTCTATCTACTATTCAAAATGCTAATCAAATTTTAGTATTAGATAACGGAGAAATTAAAGAACGTGGCACCCATGAACATCTGCTTGAATTGAATCAGTATTATGCAGAGATGTATCAATTACAAGCGCAAGTTTCCGGTAGCTAA
- the mnmA gene encoding tRNA 2-thiouridine(34) synthase MnmA gives MTDNSKIRVVVGMSGGVDSSVTALLLKEQGYDVVGIFMKNWDDTDENGVCTATEDYKDVAKVANQIGIPYYSVNFEKEYWDRVFEYFLAEYRAGRTPNPDVMCNKEIKFKAFLDYAMELGADYVATGHYARVVRDENGVSHMLRGVDNNKDQTYFLSQLSQEQLSKTMFPLGHLQKPEVREIAERAGLATAKKKDSTGVCFIGEKNFKEFLSNYLPATPGNMVTEDGEIKGQHAGLMYYTIGQRQGLGIGGGGASNEPWFAIGKELATNTLIVGQGFHHPTLYSTHLDASEIHFTQDNWSEKEFKCTAKFRYRQQDIGVTVKIAENDATKARVIFDEPVRAITPGQAVVFYDGEECLGGGMIDLAYNGDKLQQYI, from the coding sequence ATGACAGACAACAGCAAAATTCGTGTCGTTGTCGGCATGAGTGGCGGAGTGGATTCTTCCGTTACGGCTCTACTATTAAAAGAACAAGGATATGACGTAGTAGGGATTTTTATGAAAAACTGGGACGACACTGACGAAAATGGTGTGTGTACCGCAACTGAAGATTATAAGGACGTGGCGAAAGTCGCTAACCAAATTGGGATTCCTTATTATTCAGTAAACTTTGAAAAAGAATATTGGGATCGTGTGTTTGAATACTTCTTGGCTGAGTATCGTGCCGGACGTACGCCAAATCCTGATGTGATGTGTAACAAAGAAATTAAATTTAAAGCCTTCCTAGACTACGCGATGGAGTTAGGAGCAGATTACGTGGCAACTGGTCACTATGCACGTGTCGTCCGCGATGAAAATGGCGTGTCACACATGTTACGTGGCGTTGACAATAATAAAGACCAAACGTATTTCTTAAGTCAATTATCACAAGAGCAATTAAGCAAAACCATGTTCCCATTAGGTCATTTGCAAAAGCCTGAAGTACGTGAAATTGCTGAACGTGCCGGTCTAGCAACTGCGAAGAAAAAAGATTCAACGGGTGTTTGCTTTATCGGTGAGAAAAACTTCAAAGAGTTCCTAAGTAACTATTTACCTGCAACACCAGGTAACATGGTGACGGAAGATGGTGAAATTAAAGGACAACACGCTGGCTTAATGTATTACACAATCGGTCAACGTCAAGGGCTAGGAATTGGTGGCGGTGGTGCGTCAAATGAACCATGGTTCGCGATTGGTAAAGAATTAGCAACGAATACGTTAATCGTTGGTCAAGGTTTCCACCATCCAACGCTTTATTCAACCCATTTAGACGCAAGTGAGATTCATTTTACGCAAGACAATTGGAGCGAAAAAGAGTTCAAATGTACCGCTAAATTCCGTTATCGCCAACAAGACATCGGTGTAACAGTTAAAATTGCTGAAAATGACGCGACTAAAGCACGTGTTATTTTTGACGAACCTGTTCGTGCCATTACACCAGGACAAGCCGTTGTGTTCTACGATGGTGAAGAATGTTTAGGTGGCGGGATGATTGATTTAGCCTATAATGGTGATAAGTTACAACAATATATCTAA
- a CDS encoding penicillin-binding transpeptidase domain-containing protein: MKANNKLKGILIGAVVVALAAAAYAYQHHIKKQVNLSTAQLKKAIKKQDYEQLISLFDEDSIEEAGFTKESAATKYATIFNALNVSSVKITDFKQEKQDKNHYQVAYKLSMTTSMGEIKDEAYQTTLTKTDNGWQFEWSPALIFAEMTGNDKVMINEETAERGKILDRNGVELATKRAYQQVGVIPAKLGEGEERDKNIKAIAKKFDLDVETIESFLAPDWATGEVFVPLKTLVNDLSDEDLADLPTGVMISSKETRYYPLGEASAQLLGYTGQATAEDIEKNPELTADMTIGKAGLEASLDDQLRGKNGGTVQIEDEDGKVKRVILANDKEDGQDVTLTIDSKAQKIAFDSLDNQPGSAVASDPSTGELLVLASSPSYNPNQMTVGISTKDYQTYQEDENLPFIERYATNYAPGSTFKTLTAMIALDAGTLKPSDSLDINGLKWQQDDSWGNYYVTRVKEASPVNLETALVNSDNIFFAQKMLEMGEKTFRQGLEKFDFNESLELPITVPKASISNEASFDSNILLADTGYGQGELMIAPVTQLSMYSTLMNDGNLVYPQLVKGQEKPADKKQVVSKESANIVLNDLVGVVANQDGYAHDLYQSGRVIAAKTGTAEIKDKQDTTGKENSFLLFMDQEQKQFMGLVMSEDSRENGTAVSKTGALLDYLVTNY; encoded by the coding sequence ATGAAAGCTAATAATAAACTAAAAGGTATCCTTATCGGTGCAGTAGTCGTAGCACTAGCTGCTGCTGCCTACGCCTACCAACATCACATAAAAAAACAAGTCAATTTATCAACTGCCCAATTAAAAAAAGCAATTAAAAAACAAGATTACGAGCAACTTATCTCGTTATTCGATGAAGATAGTATTGAAGAGGCAGGTTTCACTAAAGAATCAGCGGCAACTAAATACGCCACTATTTTTAATGCTTTAAACGTTAGCAGTGTTAAAATTACTGACTTCAAACAAGAAAAGCAAGATAAAAATCACTATCAAGTGGCTTATAAATTATCAATGACAACTTCAATGGGTGAAATCAAAGACGAAGCGTATCAAACTACCCTCACAAAAACGGATAACGGCTGGCAATTTGAATGGTCACCCGCTTTGATTTTTGCGGAGATGACTGGTAACGATAAAGTCATGATTAACGAAGAAACTGCTGAACGTGGTAAAATTTTAGATCGTAATGGCGTAGAACTAGCAACTAAACGCGCCTACCAACAAGTCGGAGTGATTCCAGCTAAACTAGGCGAAGGTGAAGAGCGTGATAAAAACATTAAAGCCATTGCCAAGAAATTCGACCTTGATGTTGAAACTATTGAAAGTTTTCTAGCGCCAGACTGGGCAACAGGTGAAGTCTTTGTGCCACTGAAAACATTGGTTAACGACTTGAGTGATGAGGACTTAGCTGATTTACCAACAGGTGTGATGATTAGTTCTAAAGAGACGCGTTACTATCCATTAGGCGAAGCAAGTGCTCAATTATTAGGTTACACCGGTCAAGCAACAGCGGAAGACATTGAAAAAAATCCTGAACTGACCGCTGATATGACGATTGGAAAAGCTGGATTGGAAGCAAGTCTTGATGACCAATTACGAGGTAAAAATGGTGGTACAGTTCAAATTGAAGATGAAGACGGAAAAGTCAAACGAGTAATTCTCGCTAATGATAAAGAAGATGGACAAGATGTGACGTTAACGATTGACTCGAAGGCACAAAAAATCGCGTTTGATTCATTAGACAACCAACCTGGATCAGCTGTTGCAAGTGATCCTTCAACGGGCGAATTGTTAGTTTTAGCAAGTTCACCATCATATAATCCGAATCAAATGACAGTCGGTATCTCAACAAAAGATTATCAAACTTATCAAGAAGATGAAAACTTACCTTTCATTGAACGTTATGCTACGAACTATGCTCCTGGTTCAACGTTTAAAACATTAACCGCGATGATAGCACTTGATGCTGGTACTTTAAAACCAAGCGATTCATTAGACATTAATGGTCTAAAATGGCAACAAGATGATAGTTGGGGCAATTATTATGTGACGCGTGTTAAAGAAGCTAGCCCCGTTAATTTAGAAACAGCCTTAGTCAATTCTGATAATATTTTCTTTGCTCAGAAGATGCTGGAGATGGGAGAGAAAACTTTCCGCCAAGGATTAGAAAAATTCGATTTTAACGAGTCGCTTGAATTGCCGATTACTGTACCAAAAGCTAGCATATCAAACGAAGCTAGTTTTGATTCTAATATTTTATTAGCTGACACAGGTTATGGGCAAGGTGAGTTGATGATTGCACCGGTCACACAGCTTTCAATGTATAGCACCTTGATGAATGATGGGAATCTAGTGTATCCACAACTTGTGAAAGGCCAAGAAAAACCAGCGGATAAAAAACAAGTAGTGTCCAAAGAATCAGCCAATATTGTGCTAAATGATTTAGTTGGTGTCGTCGCCAATCAAGATGGTTACGCGCACGATTTGTATCAATCAGGACGAGTAATTGCGGCCAAAACAGGGACCGCTGAAATTAAAGACAAACAAGATACAACTGGTAAAGAAAATAGTTTCTTGTTATTTATGGACCAAGAACAAAAACAATTTATGGGCTTAGTGATGAGTGAAGACTCACGCGAAAACGGCACAGCCGTTAGCAAGACCGGAGCTCTTTTAGATTATTTAGTGACAAACTACTAA
- a CDS encoding MalY/PatB family protein, protein MNNVVQVISTVVRALTAEEDNILVLTPSYGPLINTPTAAKRHVIKVPMTCESKRYQVDMASFEQAIIEHDIKIFILCNPQNPTGRVWTHAELTELFKICQRHQVKVLADEIHSDLIYPDQTFVPAMQVAREVGWEQQLVVANAPTKTFNLAGLQAAYYIVENPEFIELIEQERAYASTGNLLGVFAYLGIETSYSYGEDYVDTMMSYIQDNYRYVEAELARELPEAKIVEAEATYLIWVDISYLAEKGITMNNLKSSLAKHGVAISTGEDFYEDQLFLRVNIGCPKATLTEGVARLISGLKNLSE, encoded by the coding sequence ATGAATAACGTTGTGCAGGTGATTAGTACCGTCGTCCGCGCGTTGACTGCAGAAGAGGACAATATCTTAGTCCTAACACCGTCTTATGGGCCGTTAATTAATACTCCAACAGCGGCGAAACGTCACGTCATTAAAGTTCCGATGACTTGCGAATCCAAGCGTTATCAAGTAGATATGGCGTCATTTGAGCAAGCAATTATTGAACATGATATTAAAATATTCATCTTGTGTAATCCGCAAAATCCAACAGGTAGGGTATGGACGCACGCTGAATTGACGGAATTATTTAAAATTTGTCAACGTCATCAGGTGAAAGTATTAGCTGATGAAATTCATAGTGACTTGATTTATCCTGATCAAACATTTGTGCCAGCGATGCAAGTGGCGCGTGAAGTCGGTTGGGAGCAACAACTAGTTGTGGCGAATGCCCCAACGAAGACCTTTAACTTAGCAGGATTACAGGCTGCTTATTATATAGTCGAGAACCCTGAATTTATCGAGCTAATTGAACAAGAACGTGCGTATGCAAGTACAGGTAATTTATTAGGTGTTTTTGCGTATTTAGGGATAGAAACGTCTTACAGCTACGGGGAGGACTACGTTGATACCATGATGTCATATATTCAAGACAATTATCGTTATGTTGAAGCCGAATTGGCCCGTGAACTGCCTGAGGCTAAAATTGTCGAAGCAGAAGCAACTTATCTTATTTGGGTTGATATCAGTTATTTAGCTGAGAAGGGTATTACCATGAATAACTTGAAATCTAGCTTGGCTAAACACGGTGTGGCGATTTCGACGGGGGAAGATTTTTATGAAGATCAACTATTCTTACGTGTGAATATCGGTTGTCCGAAAGCAACGCTGACCGAAGGCGTAGCTCGTTTGATTTCAGGCTTGAAAAATTTAAGCGAGTAG
- a CDS encoding cysteine desulfurase gives MAFEQATSVLGSPVQYKMSPQAKRYTFKDLGFSETKQGNLQFDRALDMTVSKTGPRFKITVAKDLQTLKMGVTTPNGLKQINIYEKEEHAELRQNLEYMLNEMVSRGCFEVIS, from the coding sequence ATGGCATTTGAACAAGCTACTTCAGTGTTAGGCTCACCTGTTCAATACAAAATGAGCCCCCAAGCTAAACGTTATACATTTAAGGACTTAGGTTTTTCAGAAACTAAACAAGGTAATTTACAATTTGACCGTGCTTTAGACATGACGGTTAGTAAAACAGGTCCACGTTTTAAAATAACTGTCGCTAAAGACTTACAAACGTTAAAAATGGGCGTTACAACCCCAAACGGTTTAAAACAAATTAACATCTATGAAAAAGAAGAACACGCAGAATTGCGTCAAAATTTAGAATATATGTTAAATGAAATGGTCAGCCGTGGCTGTTTTGAAGTAATTTCATAA
- a CDS encoding cysteine desulfurase family protein has product MNPVYLDHAATTPLHPEVVAVMTKTLTETFGNPSSLHQFGRPAQGMLENARDELAKSIDAKPSELIFTSGGSEGDTMAIIKTAENYQHLGKHLITTQVEHSAVLKSFKYLETQGFDVTYLPVASTGELTVEQVKEALREDTILVSIMRTNNEVGTIFPIPAIGELLKDHQALFHTDAVQSFGLEEIDVNAWQVDLLSTAAHKINGPKGTGFLYIKEGTKITPLIQGGDQENKKRPGTENLANIMGFAKASSLLTPEVKAENQTKYQTYRRLIINTLTDCGVHFEVNGQAPEQSAHVLNIYLPGVQSEMLLMHLDLRGFAVSAGSACTAGNMAPSHVLVAMYGEDSPIVPASIRISFGYGLTEEDVVNFAQTLAETVTRLIK; this is encoded by the coding sequence ATGAATCCTGTTTATTTAGATCACGCGGCGACAACTCCGCTACATCCAGAAGTCGTGGCAGTCATGACAAAAACATTAACTGAAACATTTGGCAACCCGTCAAGCTTGCACCAATTTGGTCGTCCTGCACAAGGAATGCTTGAAAATGCACGTGATGAGCTAGCTAAAAGTATTGACGCTAAGCCAAGTGAATTAATTTTTACAAGTGGTGGTAGTGAAGGAGATACAATGGCGATTATTAAAACCGCTGAAAATTACCAACATTTGGGTAAACACTTAATTACAACTCAAGTCGAACATTCGGCGGTATTGAAATCTTTTAAATATTTAGAAACCCAAGGCTTTGATGTGACGTATTTACCCGTTGCCTCAACAGGGGAATTGACGGTTGAACAAGTTAAAGAAGCGTTACGTGAGGATACCATTTTAGTCTCAATTATGCGTACCAATAATGAAGTCGGCACGATTTTTCCAATTCCAGCGATTGGGGAGTTGCTAAAAGACCATCAAGCGCTATTCCATACCGATGCGGTTCAATCGTTTGGTCTAGAAGAAATTGATGTTAACGCCTGGCAAGTTGATTTATTATCTACTGCTGCTCATAAAATCAACGGTCCTAAAGGTACAGGCTTCTTGTATATTAAAGAAGGGACTAAAATCACACCTTTAATTCAAGGTGGCGATCAAGAAAATAAAAAACGTCCAGGGACCGAAAATTTAGCCAATATTATGGGCTTTGCCAAAGCAAGTAGTTTATTGACACCTGAAGTGAAAGCTGAAAATCAAACAAAGTATCAAACCTATCGTCGCTTAATTATCAATACCTTAACAGATTGTGGTGTTCATTTTGAAGTGAATGGTCAAGCACCAGAACAATCCGCGCATGTCTTGAATATTTATTTACCTGGTGTACAAAGTGAGATGTTATTAATGCATCTTGATTTGAGAGGTTTCGCTGTGTCTGCAGGCTCAGCTTGTACGGCCGGCAATATGGCACCGTCGCATGTGTTAGTAGCGATGTACGGAGAGGATTCACCCATTGTTCCAGCGTCTATCCGTATCAGTTTTGGCTATGGTTTAACCGAAGAAGACGTGGTCAATTTTGCCCAAACATTGGCTGAAACGGTGACACGTCTAATTAAATAA
- the rbsB gene encoding ribose ABC transporter substrate-binding protein RbsB: MKKFLLSMLAVGSLTLAGCGAATLDNGSQSSDSVNEKKPDELVVGVSISTLNNPFFVSVKDGINELADENNTKTIVSDAQNDSSKQSNDVDDLIQQDVDVLLINPVDSSAIQPAVEAANQANIPVIALDRSSDGGEVLTLVASDNVIGGEMAANYIVEQLGEKAKVVQLEGIPGASATRERGEGFDNIAKEKLEVVDSQAADFDRAKGLNVMENMLQSNADIKAVFAQNDEMALGALEALKAVGKTDVIVIGFDGNDDALKSVKAGELSGTIAQQPTEMGKLALQAAYDYFAGKEVKAKIDSPLELVLK; the protein is encoded by the coding sequence ATGAAAAAATTTTTATTAAGTATGTTAGCAGTAGGTTCTTTAACTTTGGCGGGGTGTGGTGCAGCAACTTTAGATAATGGCAGTCAGTCTTCAGATAGTGTTAATGAAAAGAAACCTGATGAATTAGTCGTAGGTGTTAGCATTTCAACTTTAAATAATCCATTTTTTGTATCAGTTAAAGATGGTATCAATGAGTTAGCGGACGAAAACAATACCAAAACAATTGTCTCCGATGCTCAAAATGATTCTTCTAAACAAAGTAATGACGTAGATGATTTAATTCAACAAGACGTGGATGTGTTATTAATTAACCCCGTAGATTCTTCAGCTATTCAACCAGCTGTTGAAGCAGCCAACCAAGCAAATATTCCTGTCATTGCTTTAGATAGAAGTTCTGATGGCGGAGAAGTGTTAACCTTAGTTGCATCAGATAATGTCATTGGTGGTGAAATGGCTGCTAACTATATTGTAGAACAATTAGGCGAAAAAGCTAAAGTGGTCCAATTAGAAGGTATTCCTGGTGCTTCAGCAACTCGTGAACGTGGAGAAGGATTTGACAATATTGCAAAAGAAAAACTAGAAGTAGTGGATTCTCAAGCCGCTGATTTTGACCGTGCAAAAGGCTTAAACGTAATGGAAAATATGTTGCAATCTAATGCTGATATTAAAGCAGTTTTTGCTCAAAATGACGAAATGGCTTTAGGCGCGTTAGAAGCATTAAAAGCTGTTGGGAAAACAGATGTGATTGTTATTGGATTTGATGGTAATGATGATGCTTTAAAATCAGTTAAAGCTGGAGAATTATCAGGTACTATCGCACAACAACCAACTGAAATGGGTAAATTAGCGTTACAAGCTGCTTATGACTACTTTGCCGGTAAAGAGGTAAAAGCAAAAATTGATTCACCTTTAGAATTAGTTTTAAAATAA